The Candidatus Binatus sp. genome has a segment encoding these proteins:
- the dnaK gene encoding molecular chaperone DnaK produces the protein MAKVIGIDLGTTNSCVAIMEGGDPVVIANSEGSRTTPSVVAFTEAGERLVGQIAKRQSITNPTNTVFAIKRLMGRRFDDAEVQKALKVLPYKVVKNDDGAAWVEIRGKKYSPAEISAFVLQKMKQTAEDYLGEKVTEAVITVPAYFNDSQRQATKDAGRIAGLTVLRIINEPTAASLAYGLDKKKDEKIAVFDLGGGTFDISILELGEGVFEVKATNGDTFLGGEDFDQRVIDYLADEFRKDQGFDLRKDRMALQRLKEAAEKAKTELSTVTETDINLPFITADQSGPKHLNIKLTRAKLEALCADLLDRLDAPCVTALRDGGLKASEIDEIVLVGGMTRMPAVQERVKRLFGKEGHKGVNPDEVVAIGAAIQAGVLKGEVKDVLLLDVTPLSLGIETLGGVFTKLIEKNTTIPTRKSQVFSTAQDNQTAVTIRVFQGEREMASDNKLLGQFDLIGIPPAPRGLPQVEVTFDIDANGIVNVHAKDLGTNKEQSIKITASSGLNEEEIKKMVREAEAHAADDHARRQQAEARNKLDNLIYTTEKTLKEHGAEVDEAGRKQVEDALAEARTKLESKDPDEINRAAEALANASHKLAEAMYSKTKAGAGAQAGAGPQDGASGQSGSQSGNGEGGAKEDVVDADYKEVKDQ, from the coding sequence ATGGCAAAAGTTATCGGCATCGATTTGGGCACGACGAACAGTTGCGTCGCGATCATGGAGGGTGGCGACCCCGTAGTCATCGCCAACTCCGAGGGCAGTCGCACGACGCCGTCGGTCGTCGCATTTACCGAAGCAGGCGAGCGGCTGGTTGGCCAGATCGCCAAGCGCCAGTCGATCACCAATCCAACCAATACGGTGTTTGCGATCAAACGCCTGATGGGCCGGCGTTTCGATGACGCCGAAGTTCAGAAGGCGCTCAAGGTGCTGCCGTACAAGGTCGTGAAGAATGACGACGGCGCGGCGTGGGTCGAAATCCGCGGCAAGAAATATAGCCCGGCGGAAATTTCGGCGTTCGTTCTGCAGAAGATGAAGCAGACGGCCGAGGACTATCTCGGTGAGAAAGTCACCGAGGCGGTTATCACCGTGCCCGCGTATTTCAACGACAGCCAGCGCCAGGCGACCAAGGATGCGGGCCGTATCGCGGGCCTTACCGTGCTGCGGATCATCAACGAGCCGACGGCGGCGTCGCTGGCCTACGGTCTGGACAAGAAGAAGGACGAAAAGATCGCCGTGTTCGATCTCGGCGGCGGCACGTTCGATATTTCAATTCTTGAGCTGGGCGAAGGAGTCTTCGAGGTCAAGGCGACCAACGGCGACACCTTCCTGGGCGGCGAAGATTTCGATCAGCGCGTCATCGACTACCTGGCCGACGAGTTCCGCAAGGACCAGGGATTCGATCTGCGCAAAGATCGGATGGCGCTGCAGCGGCTCAAGGAAGCCGCCGAGAAGGCCAAGACCGAGCTGTCCACCGTGACCGAGACCGACATCAATCTGCCCTTCATCACCGCGGATCAGTCCGGTCCCAAGCATCTCAACATCAAGCTGACCCGCGCCAAGCTCGAGGCGCTGTGCGCCGACCTGCTCGACCGGCTCGACGCGCCATGCGTGACCGCGCTTCGCGACGGCGGCCTCAAGGCGAGCGAGATCGACGAGATCGTCCTGGTCGGCGGCATGACCCGGATGCCCGCGGTGCAGGAGCGGGTGAAGCGCCTGTTCGGCAAAGAGGGGCACAAGGGCGTCAACCCCGACGAGGTGGTCGCGATCGGCGCCGCAATTCAGGCGGGCGTGCTCAAGGGCGAAGTCAAAGACGTCCTGCTGCTCGACGTGACTCCGCTGTCGCTCGGAATCGAAACGCTCGGCGGCGTGTTCACCAAGCTCATCGAGAAGAACACGACCATCCCCACGCGCAAGAGCCAGGTGTTCTCGACCGCGCAGGACAATCAGACCGCGGTCACGATTCGCGTCTTCCAGGGCGAGCGCGAGATGGCGTCGGACAACAAGCTGCTCGGCCAGTTCGACTTGATCGGAATTCCGCCTGCCCCGCGCGGGCTGCCGCAGGTCGAGGTCACGTTCGACATCGATGCGAACGGAATCGTCAATGTGCATGCCAAGGATCTCGGCACCAACAAGGAGCAGTCGATCAAGATAACCGCGTCGTCCGGACTAAACGAGGAAGAGATCAAGAAGATGGTGCGCGAGGCCGAGGCGCATGCCGCCGACGACCATGCCCGCCGTCAGCAGGCCGAGGCGCGCAACAAGCTCGACAACCTGATCTATACGACTGAGAAGACGCTCAAGGAGCATGGCGCCGAAGTTGACGAGGCGGGACGCAAGCAGGTCGAGGACGCGCTCGCGGAAGCCAGGACCAAGCTCGAGTCCAAGGACCCCGACGAGATTAACCGCGCGGCCGAGGCGCTGGCCAACGCGTCGCACAAACTGGCCGAGGCGATGTACAGCAAGACCAAGGCAGGGGCAGGAGCGCAAGCCGGCGCCGGCCCACAGGATGGCGCTAGCGGGCAAAGTGGCTCTCAGAGCGGGAATGGCGAAGGCGGCGCGAAAGAAGACGTAGTCGATGCGGACTATAAAGAAGTCAAAGACCAGTAG
- the dnaJ gene encoding molecular chaperone DnaJ, with the protein MPPAHKRDYYEILGVNHGAGEVELKKAYRTLAIQFHPDRNPGNKEAEERFKELNEAYQVLSDPERRAQYDRFGHAAFQGPQGPGGFGGFDFSQGFEEVFSDIFGDFFGTGRGRSRSRTRRGDDLRYDLEIEFEEAARGIEKVVKFQRLTQCEACNGTRARGGSSGARQCPNCRGSGQVRTQQGFFSISTTCGQCRGEGMIISDPCPKCQGQGRIRKHESLAVKIPPGVDNGSRLKLRGEGEAGYGGGPQGDLYVVIHVKEHPMFVRQDNDVIIEAPISFPQAAVGTEIEVPTLDGKVKLKIPAATQSGKILRLKGKGIVDLHGYGRGDQLIKIIVETPRSLTPRQHELLEEFAKLDGKAVNHPLSKGFVDKLKEMFG; encoded by the coding sequence ATGCCGCCAGCACATAAACGCGACTATTACGAAATCCTCGGTGTCAATCACGGCGCCGGCGAAGTCGAACTGAAGAAAGCCTACCGCACTCTCGCCATTCAGTTTCATCCCGATCGCAATCCCGGCAACAAAGAAGCCGAGGAGCGATTCAAGGAACTCAACGAGGCTTACCAGGTTCTTTCAGACCCTGAGCGGCGGGCACAGTACGATCGTTTTGGGCATGCCGCCTTCCAGGGTCCGCAGGGTCCGGGCGGATTCGGCGGCTTCGACTTCAGCCAGGGCTTCGAGGAAGTTTTCTCCGACATCTTTGGCGACTTCTTCGGCACCGGTCGCGGACGCTCGCGGTCGCGCACCCGGCGCGGCGACGACCTGCGCTACGATCTTGAAATCGAATTCGAAGAAGCGGCGCGCGGGATCGAGAAAGTGGTAAAGTTCCAGCGCCTGACTCAATGCGAAGCCTGCAACGGCACGCGCGCCCGCGGCGGCTCCAGCGGCGCACGCCAGTGCCCCAACTGCCGCGGCAGCGGCCAAGTCCGCACGCAGCAGGGATTCTTTTCTATCTCGACCACCTGCGGGCAATGCCGCGGCGAGGGCATGATCATCTCCGACCCGTGCCCGAAGTGCCAGGGCCAGGGGCGAATCCGCAAGCACGAATCGCTCGCGGTGAAAATTCCGCCGGGCGTCGACAACGGCTCGCGGCTCAAGCTGCGCGGCGAGGGCGAGGCCGGCTACGGCGGCGGACCGCAAGGCGATCTCTACGTCGTCATTCACGTAAAAGAGCACCCGATGTTCGTGCGCCAGGACAACGACGTGATAATCGAGGCGCCGATCAGTTTCCCGCAGGCGGCGGTCGGCACCGAGATCGAAGTGCCGACGCTCGACGGCAAAGTCAAGCTCAAGATTCCGGCCGCCACGCAATCGGGAAAAATCCTGCGCCTCAAGGGCAAGGGGATCGTCGATCTTCACGGCTACGGCCGCGGCGATCAGCTGATCAAGATAATCGTCGAAACGCCACGCAGCCTGACCCCGCGCCAGCACGAACTACTCGAGGAATTCGCCAAGCTCGACGGCAAGGCCGTCAACCATCCGCTCTCCAAGGGCTTCGTCGACAAGCTCAAGGAGATGTTCGGCTAG
- a CDS encoding VOC family protein, with protein sequence MRAGIDHVIVNVNDYAAAKKFYAWLMPQIGYPKTMSYDQPQTDVTTGYFGDHGSLWIRPSDPEFRADKFHRHRVGLCEIAFAAESRKQIDDLAKQIAVNRGKVTDPPKEYDYLPGYYSVFFTDPDGLKLELVHVPR encoded by the coding sequence ATGCGCGCGGGAATCGACCATGTCATCGTCAACGTGAACGACTACGCGGCGGCAAAAAAGTTTTACGCATGGCTGATGCCGCAAATCGGCTATCCGAAGACGATGTCCTACGATCAACCTCAGACCGACGTCACCACCGGATATTTCGGTGACCACGGCTCGCTGTGGATCCGGCCGTCCGATCCGGAGTTTCGTGCCGACAAGTTCCATCGTCATCGCGTCGGACTGTGCGAGATCGCGTTTGCGGCTGAGAGCCGCAAGCAGATCGACGATCTGGCCAAACAGATTGCGGTCAACCGCGGCAAGGTCACCGATCCGCCAAAAGAGTACGACTATCTGCCGGGATACTACTCGGTGTTCTTTACCGATCCCGACGGGCTGAAGCTGGAACTGGTGCACGTCCCGCGCTGA
- the aroE gene encoding shikimate dehydrogenase has protein sequence MRSSAINADTAVAAIFGDPIGHSKSPAMHNAAYAALGMNRTYAAFRVTSENLAAALRAIHPLGIIGVNLTVPHKEAAARLIKDLSGEARMLGAVNCVVNRRGALRGDNTDARGLERDLRDLGCELRGRLAIVIGAGGGAASSVLACLRLGAKRVVIANRTPARAAALARRFSAKGVLRAAGEPRGLDALMDSKLLAGARLIVNATPMGLTTGRFARLDYSSSAADCLFYDLIYSREPTAFLKPAIAAGRRAVDGAGMLVNQGELAFKLFNRVAPPAGVMRAALFNELGRTLS, from the coding sequence ATGAGGTCTTCAGCAATCAATGCCGACACCGCGGTCGCGGCGATTTTTGGCGATCCCATCGGACATTCCAAATCGCCCGCAATGCACAACGCTGCCTACGCGGCGCTGGGCATGAACCGAACGTACGCGGCGTTTCGCGTCACCTCCGAGAATCTTGCCGCGGCGCTTCGCGCGATTCATCCGCTCGGAATCATCGGCGTCAATCTGACCGTGCCGCACAAGGAAGCTGCGGCCCGGCTCATCAAGGACCTCAGTGGAGAGGCGCGCATGCTCGGTGCGGTCAATTGCGTTGTGAATCGGCGCGGCGCGCTGCGCGGCGACAATACCGACGCGCGCGGGCTGGAGCGCGACTTGCGCGACCTCGGATGCGAGTTGCGCGGGCGGCTTGCGATCGTGATCGGCGCGGGTGGCGGCGCAGCGTCATCGGTCCTCGCGTGCTTGCGGCTGGGCGCGAAGCGGGTCGTGATCGCCAATCGCACGCCTGCTCGCGCCGCGGCGCTTGCCCGCCGCTTTTCGGCCAAGGGCGTGCTGCGCGCGGCAGGGGAGCCTCGCGGCCTGGACGCGCTCATGGATTCGAAGCTGCTCGCCGGCGCGCGGTTGATCGTCAATGCGACGCCGATGGGTCTGACGACAGGGCGATTCGCGCGTCTCGACTACAGCTCATCCGCCGCCGATTGTCTGTTCTACGATCTGATCTATTCGCGCGAGCCGACCGCGTTCCTGAAGCCTGCAATTGCCGCCGGCCGGCGCGCGGTAGATGGCGCCGGGATGCTGGTGAACCAGGGCGAACTCGCGTTCAAGTTGTTCAATCGAGTCGCGCCGCCGGCGGGCGTGATGCGCGCGGCTTTGTTCAACGAGCTGGGCCGAACATTGAGTTAA
- the pyrE gene encoding orotate phosphoribosyltransferase: MRSEERRELLAMLARESYFERQLTLSSGRASNYYVDCKRTLYIPRGAYLAGELVLELVTAAGVEQFGGMAAGALPVTDAVIAAAHRGGADLRGFFVRKETKQHGLQQIIEGAFKPGLKTAVIDDTITTGGSSLQAVAAMREAGAIVIAAIALVERGEGAVDAFARAGLKYTWVFTAEEVRAERAAHPV, from the coding sequence ATGAGATCGGAAGAACGCCGCGAACTGCTGGCGATGCTCGCACGGGAGTCGTATTTCGAGCGCCAACTCACGCTCTCATCGGGGCGCGCGTCCAACTACTACGTCGATTGCAAACGCACGCTGTACATTCCGCGTGGTGCGTACCTGGCCGGAGAACTGGTGCTGGAACTCGTGACGGCGGCGGGCGTCGAACAATTCGGCGGCATGGCGGCAGGCGCGTTGCCCGTGACTGACGCGGTGATCGCAGCGGCGCATCGCGGCGGCGCCGACCTTCGCGGTTTTTTCGTGCGCAAGGAAACCAAGCAGCACGGGCTGCAACAAATCATCGAGGGCGCGTTCAAGCCCGGCCTGAAGACCGCCGTGATCGACGATACGATCACTACCGGAGGATCGAGCCTGCAAGCGGTGGCTGCGATGCGCGAGGCGGGCGCAATCGTAATCGCGGCGATCGCGCTGGTGGAACGCGGCGAGGGCGCGGTCGACGCGTTCGCGCGCGCGGGCCTCAAGTATACCTGGGTATTCACCGCCGAAGAGGTGCGCGCCGAGCGCGCCGCTCATCCCGTCTGA
- a CDS encoding type III polyketide synthase, with product MTSENAPRVIGTGTALPDNYVDQEQLSSRLRELWENRHSELRRFDKIQGALGITGRHLALPIDEYLPLDTFAKTNDAWLRAAPKIGIVAAELALERAGLKPRDVDHLFFVTVTGIAVPSIDTRVISALGMRKEIKRTPIFGLGCVAGAAGTARAADYIRAYPSEVAMLLSVELCSLTLQREDLSIANIIASGLFGDGAAAMLIGGNAPAATGPQVIATRSLVFPNTEEILGWEIVDSGFKIVLSSKLTDLVRANILDEVDSFLATQQIDRSDIRHWIAHAGGPKVLETLEGALALPEAALARSWRSLQSVGNLSSASVMFILDELIEDNAAAPGDYGLIIGMGPGFSVELVLLKW from the coding sequence GTGACTAGCGAAAACGCACCCCGTGTAATCGGAACCGGCACCGCATTACCTGACAACTACGTCGATCAGGAACAACTGAGCTCGCGCCTGCGCGAGCTGTGGGAGAATCGCCACTCGGAGCTGCGCCGCTTCGACAAAATCCAGGGCGCGCTCGGAATCACCGGGCGCCACCTCGCGTTGCCCATCGACGAATACCTGCCACTCGACACCTTCGCCAAGACCAACGACGCGTGGCTGCGGGCTGCGCCCAAAATCGGCATCGTGGCGGCTGAACTCGCGCTCGAACGCGCCGGCCTGAAGCCTCGCGACGTCGATCATTTGTTCTTCGTCACCGTCACCGGCATCGCCGTTCCGAGCATCGACACTCGCGTCATCAGCGCACTCGGGATGCGCAAGGAAATCAAGCGCACTCCAATCTTCGGGCTGGGATGCGTGGCGGGAGCGGCCGGGACGGCGCGCGCGGCCGACTACATCCGCGCGTATCCGTCGGAAGTCGCGATGCTGCTGTCGGTCGAACTGTGCTCGCTCACGCTGCAGCGCGAGGATCTTTCCATAGCCAACATTATCGCGTCCGGGCTGTTCGGCGACGGCGCCGCGGCGATGCTGATCGGCGGCAACGCCCCGGCGGCGACCGGCCCGCAGGTAATCGCGACGCGTTCGCTCGTCTTTCCGAACACCGAAGAGATTCTCGGCTGGGAGATCGTGGACAGCGGCTTCAAAATCGTTCTGTCGTCGAAGCTCACCGACCTCGTCCGCGCAAATATCCTCGACGAAGTTGATTCATTCCTGGCGACGCAGCAAATCGACCGCTCGGATATCCGCCATTGGATCGCGCATGCCGGCGGCCCCAAGGTGCTCGAGACCCTCGAGGGCGCGCTGGCTCTCCCCGAGGCCGCGCTGGCGCGTTCGTGGCGCTCACTGCAATCGGTCGGAAATCTCTCGTCCGCGTCCGTGATGTTCATACTCGACGAATTGATCGAGGACAATGCCGCCGCTCCCGGCGACTACGGCCTGATCATCGGGATGGGTCCCGGGTTCTCGGTCGAGCTGGTCCTGCTGAAATGGTGA
- a CDS encoding isoprenylcysteine carboxyl methyltransferase family protein — MISLRSYLLILALLVVERVFELDRARRNARRAFQHGAVEVGQAHYRVMVAFHALFIVSCAGEAAFFPHAFAPAVAWLALSAEIVAQALRYWAVATLGDRWNTRIIVSPDRAPATDGPYRFMRHPNYLAVVIEIAAVPMIGGAIFTAIAFSIGNAVILAVRIPAEERAMGGRYADALGSRRRFFPGLRHG; from the coding sequence GTGATCTCGCTTCGCAGCTATCTGCTGATCCTCGCGCTGCTGGTCGTCGAGCGGGTCTTCGAGCTCGATCGCGCGCGCCGCAATGCGCGCCGTGCGTTCCAGCACGGTGCGGTCGAAGTCGGGCAGGCGCACTATCGCGTGATGGTCGCATTTCACGCGCTGTTCATCGTGTCATGCGCAGGCGAGGCGGCGTTCTTTCCGCACGCATTTGCGCCCGCAGTCGCGTGGCTCGCGCTGTCGGCTGAAATCGTCGCGCAAGCGCTTCGCTACTGGGCGGTTGCGACTCTCGGCGATCGATGGAACACGCGAATCATCGTGAGTCCCGACCGCGCCCCCGCGACCGACGGACCCTATCGCTTCATGCGCCATCCCAACTATCTTGCGGTCGTCATCGAGATCGCGGCCGTGCCGATGATCGGTGGCGCGATCTTCACGGCGATCGCGTTCTCGATCGGCAACGCTGTGATTCTGGCCGTGCGAATTCCGGCCGAGGAACGCGCGATGGGCGGGCGCTACGCCGACGCGCTTGGCTCGCGCCGCCGTTTTTTCCCCGGCTTGCGGCACGGCTAG
- a CDS encoding DUF1614 domain-containing protein — translation MRNIRSARDACYHRAVFFAPFLAFYAIVFFLVLAFFFLLLEIHVINYAFVTIGLPPELAFAALLVSLVGSYINIPITRVATGQPHPAAVVRSFGVRYRVPIRYATDSTIVAVNVGGAIVPVLISAYLLMQMPAIIVPALIGVAIVTAIVHRFAIPVPGMGIATPMLIPPIVAAACGYFLGSSGHHRDAVAFISGVIGTLIGADLLNLRNLRDLGAPVASIGGAGTFDGIFLTGIVAVLLA, via the coding sequence TTGCGCAACATTCGCTCTGCGCGCGATGCCTGCTATCATCGCGCCGTGTTTTTCGCGCCGTTCCTCGCTTTCTATGCGATCGTCTTTTTCCTCGTCCTCGCGTTCTTTTTTCTCCTGCTCGAAATCCACGTCATCAACTACGCATTCGTGACGATCGGCCTGCCGCCCGAGCTGGCCTTCGCCGCTTTGCTCGTGAGTCTGGTCGGCAGCTACATCAATATTCCCATCACGCGCGTTGCCACCGGCCAGCCGCATCCCGCCGCCGTGGTCCGCAGTTTCGGCGTTCGCTACAGAGTGCCGATTCGCTACGCCACCGACTCGACCATCGTCGCCGTAAATGTCGGCGGTGCGATCGTTCCCGTCCTGATCTCGGCGTACTTGCTGATGCAGATGCCGGCGATAATCGTGCCGGCGTTGATCGGAGTCGCGATCGTCACTGCCATCGTCCATCGTTTCGCGATACCGGTTCCCGGGATGGGAATCGCGACCCCGATGCTGATTCCGCCGATCGTCGCCGCCGCCTGCGGCTACTTCCTCGGCTCTTCCGGACATCATCGTGACGCCGTCGCATTCATCAGCGGCGTGATAGGCACGCTCATCGGCGCGGACCTGCTCAACCTGCGCAACTTGCGCGATTTGGGCGCGCCGGTCGCGTCGATCGGCGGCGCCGGCACCTTCGACGGAATCTTCCTGACCGGAATCGTCGCCGTCCTGCTGGCGTGA
- a CDS encoding Zn-ribbon domain-containing OB-fold protein: protein MSEYYKPLPKPSPTSRPFWEAARRHELTLQRCGACRAFIYYPRDRCPKCFSDQLAWERVSGRGKVYSFTVVRRASSRAFSDAPYVLAIVELAEGPRMTSNIIAAPEDVRVEMPVEVCFDDVTPDHTLVKFKPA from the coding sequence ATGAGCGAGTACTACAAACCGCTTCCGAAGCCATCGCCAACCAGCCGGCCGTTCTGGGAGGCGGCGCGACGCCACGAGCTGACGCTTCAGCGCTGCGGCGCGTGCCGCGCGTTCATCTACTATCCGCGCGATCGATGCCCCAAATGCTTCTCGGACCAGCTCGCGTGGGAACGCGTGAGCGGGCGCGGCAAGGTGTACAGCTTTACGGTCGTGCGGCGAGCGTCGAGCCGGGCGTTTTCCGACGCGCCGTACGTGTTGGCGATCGTCGAACTGGCCGAGGGGCCGCGCATGACGAGCAATATCATCGCGGCGCCGGAGGATGTGCGCGTCGAGATGCCGGTCGAGGTCTGCTTCGACGACGTGACGCCGGATCACACGCTGGTGAAGTTCAAACCGGCGTAA
- a CDS encoding thiolase family protein gives MSLKGKAAAIGIGELKPVKEPGDLTALGLMATVAAEAIADAGLEKKDIDGFLVGVPFSDPGMIYPASAAEVLGLNVRMLNQVDIGGASPAGMIWRAAAAIDAGMCNAVLCIVADLNKVGDQRPPVISVQREFEAPYGNIGANCGYAMIARRHMHEYGTTARQMAKVAVDQRTSALKNPLATFNDKALTIDDVLNSRMIVDPLHLYEIVSPVSGGAAIIVASPELAKRAKNPPIWLLGAGEYANHSTITYAPSITESPIKPAAAAAFKMAGLQPKDMDLACPYDCYTITVIVTLEDAGFCKKGEGGPFVMEHDLTYAGDFPCNTHGGQLSFGQPGLAGGMSHVTEAIRQLMGRCGERQVKRAALGYVNGNGGIMSEQSSLVLERRS, from the coding sequence TTGAGCCTTAAGGGAAAAGCCGCGGCGATTGGAATTGGCGAACTCAAACCGGTCAAGGAACCCGGCGACTTGACCGCGCTCGGGCTGATGGCAACCGTTGCGGCCGAGGCTATCGCGGACGCGGGGCTGGAGAAGAAAGACATCGACGGCTTCCTGGTCGGCGTGCCGTTTTCGGACCCGGGGATGATTTACCCGGCGAGCGCGGCCGAGGTGCTGGGGCTGAACGTGCGGATGCTGAACCAGGTCGATATCGGCGGCGCGAGTCCGGCCGGGATGATCTGGCGCGCGGCGGCGGCGATCGACGCGGGAATGTGCAACGCGGTGCTGTGCATCGTCGCGGATTTGAACAAGGTCGGCGACCAGCGCCCGCCGGTGATATCGGTGCAGCGCGAGTTCGAGGCGCCGTACGGAAATATCGGCGCGAATTGCGGCTACGCGATGATCGCCCGTCGCCATATGCATGAATACGGCACCACGGCGCGGCAGATGGCGAAGGTCGCGGTCGATCAGCGAACCAGCGCGCTCAAGAATCCGCTTGCGACGTTCAATGACAAGGCGCTTACCATCGACGACGTGCTGAACTCGCGGATGATCGTCGATCCGCTTCATCTATATGAGATCGTAAGCCCGGTGAGCGGCGGCGCGGCGATAATTGTCGCGTCGCCCGAGCTGGCGAAGCGCGCAAAGAATCCGCCGATATGGCTGCTGGGGGCCGGCGAGTACGCCAATCATTCGACGATCACGTATGCGCCGTCGATCACCGAGTCGCCGATCAAGCCGGCCGCCGCCGCCGCGTTCAAGATGGCGGGTCTGCAACCGAAGGACATGGATCTGGCGTGTCCGTACGATTGCTACACGATCACCGTGATCGTCACGCTCGAGGACGCGGGCTTTTGCAAGAAGGGGGAGGGTGGACCGTTCGTGATGGAACACGACCTGACCTACGCGGGCGACTTTCCCTGCAACACGCACGGCGGGCAATTGTCGTTCGGCCAGCCGGGGCTGGCGGGCGGCATGAGTCACGTGACGGAAGCGATAAGACAGTTGATGGGGCGCTGCGGCGAGCGCCAGGTCAAGCGCGCGGCGCTCGGCTACGTCAACGGCAACGGCGGAATTATGAGCGAGCAGTCAAGTCTCGTGCTGGAGCGCAGATCATGA
- a CDS encoding lipid-transfer protein — translation MGRKVYVVGVGMTKFEKPGSRSWDYPDMAKESGTKALQDAGIAYENVEQAMVGYCYGESTCGERALYALGMTGIPIYNVNNNCATGSTALFMARQFIEGGIADCVMALGFEKMEKGSLGAKYTDRTNPMDKHIELMASLRGFAPAPPAAQMFGNAGREHMERYGTTALQFAKIGWKNHKHSVNNPYSQFRDEYSLEGILSAPMVYEPLTKLQCCPTSDGSGAAILASADFVKQHGLEHKAVEILGMAMTTDFASTFSERSCIKMVGSDLSKAAAHKVYEQSGLGPENVDVVELHDCFSCNELITYEALGLCPEGKGGEFVDAGANTYGGKVVVNPSGGLISKGHPLGATGLAQCAELNWQLRGEADKRQVSGAKVALQHNLGLGGAAVVTMYRRANLA, via the coding sequence ATGGGACGGAAAGTATACGTCGTAGGCGTCGGGATGACCAAGTTCGAGAAGCCGGGTTCGCGGTCTTGGGACTATCCGGATATGGCGAAGGAGTCCGGCACCAAAGCTCTGCAGGACGCCGGGATCGCCTACGAAAACGTCGAGCAGGCGATGGTCGGCTACTGCTACGGCGAATCGACTTGCGGCGAGCGCGCGCTCTACGCACTCGGAATGACCGGCATCCCGATCTACAACGTCAACAACAACTGCGCGACCGGATCGACCGCGCTGTTCATGGCCCGGCAATTCATCGAGGGCGGTATCGCGGACTGCGTGATGGCGCTCGGCTTCGAGAAGATGGAGAAGGGCTCGCTCGGCGCCAAGTACACCGACCGCACCAATCCGATGGACAAGCACATCGAGCTAATGGCCAGCCTGCGCGGCTTCGCGCCGGCGCCGCCGGCGGCGCAGATGTTCGGCAACGCCGGACGCGAGCACATGGAGCGCTACGGCACGACCGCTTTGCAGTTCGCAAAAATCGGATGGAAGAACCACAAGCATTCGGTGAACAATCCTTACTCGCAATTCCGCGATGAGTATTCACTGGAAGGAATCCTCAGCGCGCCGATGGTGTATGAGCCGCTCACCAAGCTTCAGTGCTGCCCGACCTCTGACGGCTCGGGCGCGGCAATTCTGGCCAGCGCCGACTTCGTCAAGCAGCATGGCCTCGAGCACAAGGCCGTCGAGATTCTCGGGATGGCGATGACGACCGACTTTGCCAGCACGTTTTCCGAGCGTAGTTGCATCAAGATGGTGGGCTCCGACCTGTCGAAGGCTGCCGCGCATAAGGTCTATGAGCAAAGCGGCCTGGGACCCGAGAACGTTGACGTGGTCGAACTCCACGACTGCTTCTCGTGCAACGAACTGATCACTTATGAGGCGCTGGGGCTATGCCCCGAGGGCAAAGGCGGTGAATTTGTCGACGCGGGCGCCAACACTTACGGTGGCAAAGTGGTCGTGAATCCATCGGGCGGGCTGATTTCGAAGGGCCATCCCCTGGGCGCAACCGGCCTGGCGCAATGCGCCGAACTCAACTGGCAATTGCGCGGCGAAGCGGACAAGCGGCAGGTATCGGGCGCCAAGGTCGCCCTCCAGCACAATCTCGGGCTTGGAGGAGCCGCCGTCGTCACGATGTATCGCCGCGCAAATTTGGCCTGA